The following coding sequences lie in one Alicyclobacillus curvatus genomic window:
- a CDS encoding response regulator transcription factor — MEPYRILVVDDDKEIRDAIEIYLRNEGFDVLHAKDGLETLSILREYTIHVIVLDIMMPNLDGLSATFRIREENNIPIILLSAKSEDTDKILGLQIGADDYVTKPFNPLELIARVKAQIRRYLTLGTAVDNEKAVQLHGLTLDGVSREVTVHGEAVHFTPMEYKIFELLITHPGRVFSIQEIYELVWKEPYYRSSDNTVAVHVRKIREKIEIDAKNPRHLKVVWGIGYKMEK, encoded by the coding sequence GTGGAACCGTATCGCATCTTGGTCGTAGATGATGACAAAGAGATTCGCGACGCAATTGAAATTTACCTGCGCAATGAAGGCTTTGATGTTCTGCACGCAAAGGACGGGCTCGAGACACTTTCCATCCTGCGTGAATACACAATTCATGTCATCGTGCTCGACATTATGATGCCGAACCTCGATGGACTCTCGGCGACATTTCGAATTCGGGAAGAAAATAACATTCCTATCATCCTGCTAAGCGCCAAAAGTGAAGACACGGACAAAATTCTCGGCCTGCAAATCGGTGCAGACGATTACGTCACAAAGCCGTTTAATCCGCTAGAGTTGATTGCTCGGGTAAAGGCTCAAATACGCCGCTACCTCACACTCGGAACTGCGGTGGACAACGAGAAAGCCGTTCAACTGCATGGTCTGACGTTGGATGGGGTTTCGCGCGAAGTAACCGTTCATGGCGAGGCCGTGCACTTTACGCCGATGGAGTATAAGATTTTTGAATTGCTCATCACGCATCCGGGACGCGTATTTTCGATTCAAGAGATATACGAACTTGTCTGGAAGGAGCCGTATTATCGTAGCTCAGATAACACGGTTGCTGTGCACGTGCGGAAGATTCGGGAGAAAATCGAGATCGATGCAAAAAATCCAAGACACTTGAAGGTGGTGTGGGGCATTGGATACAAAATGGAGAAATAA